A portion of the Natronococcus sp. AD-5 genome contains these proteins:
- a CDS encoding MATE family efflux transporter produces the protein MSGSSGGTDRSVNVTDGALFKPLLVLSAPIVASQLLQVGYNLADTYWVGRLGGDAVAALSYSWAIVFLMVSVGGGLTVAGTVLISQHKGAGNFARSSHVAGQTLSFVTLVALAFAVIGYALSPWMIRTIGAEPGSDAFTYAVTYTRIVFVGVSFMFWFFIFDAVSRGWGDTRTPLYLMVVSVALNVVIDPILILGFAENPLFAWLGLTGFETTLYEATGFEGYGVAGAAVATVFSRGTAATIGLYLLFSGRVGLEPSLTDLRLRSETVRKILEIGGPTATEQGFRAFGITVLTALIALAGTDAVAAYGIVNRLSSLMFLPALGLARGTETVVGQNLGAEQVDRARRAVTLSAAMIVSIFAVVVAIAYPLAEPITAVFIEGEESARVIGYGASFITIAGPSYLFLGVFQILLGGLRGSGSTRAAMLLSIQELWLYRIPIAAVAIVAFEMGVVGVWYATAISYVLSAIVTAAWFLRGTWTENVVGDEPTAPTPEPGD, from the coding sequence GTGAGCGGCTCGAGCGGCGGAACCGATCGGTCGGTCAACGTCACCGACGGCGCGCTGTTCAAGCCGCTGCTGGTTCTTTCGGCGCCGATCGTCGCCAGCCAGCTGTTACAGGTCGGCTACAACCTCGCGGACACGTACTGGGTCGGCCGCCTCGGGGGCGACGCCGTCGCCGCGCTCTCTTACTCCTGGGCGATCGTCTTCCTGATGGTCAGCGTGGGCGGCGGGCTGACCGTCGCGGGGACCGTCCTCATCTCCCAGCACAAGGGCGCGGGTAACTTCGCGCGGTCCTCCCACGTCGCCGGCCAGACGCTCTCGTTCGTCACGCTCGTGGCGCTCGCCTTCGCCGTCATCGGCTACGCGCTCTCGCCGTGGATGATCCGCACGATCGGCGCCGAGCCGGGTAGCGACGCGTTCACCTACGCGGTCACCTACACCCGGATCGTCTTCGTGGGCGTCTCGTTCATGTTCTGGTTCTTCATCTTCGACGCCGTCTCGCGCGGCTGGGGCGACACGCGCACGCCGCTGTACCTGATGGTGGTCAGCGTCGCGCTCAACGTCGTCATCGATCCGATCCTCATCCTCGGCTTCGCCGAGAACCCGCTGTTCGCCTGGCTCGGGCTGACGGGATTCGAGACGACGCTCTACGAGGCGACCGGCTTCGAGGGGTACGGCGTCGCGGGTGCCGCCGTCGCCACGGTGTTCTCCCGCGGGACCGCGGCCACGATCGGGCTCTACCTGCTGTTCTCGGGCCGAGTCGGCCTCGAGCCCTCGCTGACGGATCTCCGACTCCGGAGCGAGACCGTCCGGAAGATCCTCGAGATCGGCGGACCGACCGCGACCGAACAGGGCTTTCGGGCCTTCGGGATCACCGTCCTCACGGCGCTGATCGCGCTCGCCGGGACGGACGCGGTCGCGGCCTACGGGATCGTCAACCGGCTCTCCTCGCTGATGTTCCTGCCCGCGCTCGGACTCGCCCGCGGGACCGAGACCGTCGTCGGCCAGAATCTCGGCGCCGAGCAGGTCGACCGGGCCAGGCGGGCGGTGACGCTCAGCGCCGCGATGATCGTCTCGATCTTCGCGGTCGTCGTCGCGATCGCCTACCCGCTGGCCGAACCCATCACGGCGGTCTTCATCGAGGGCGAGGAGTCGGCCCGGGTGATCGGCTACGGAGCCTCCTTCATCACGATCGCCGGCCCCTCCTACCTGTTCCTCGGGGTCTTCCAGATCCTGCTCGGCGGACTCCGGGGCAGCGGCTCGACCCGCGCCGCCATGCTGCTCTCGATCCAGGAGCTCTGGCTCTACCGCATCCCGATCGCGGCGGTCGCCATCGTCGCCTTCGAAATGGGCGTCGTCGGCGTCTGGTACGCCACCGCGATCTCGTACGTCCTCTCGGCGATCGTCACCGCGGCGTGGTTCCTGCGCGGCACCTGGACCGAGAACGTCGTGGGCGACGAGCCGACCGCGCCGACGCCGGAGCCGGGCGACTGA
- a CDS encoding universal stress protein: MFDTVVVATDGSDSVNRAVDVALDLADRFDADVHALSVIDASEVDASPEQLREELRTALETTADAALASVEDRTGAEVTTTVREGRPTAEICEYAREVDADVIATGTRGRHGENRLLLGSVAERVVRRSPVPILTVRQLETTDDDAAANA, from the coding sequence ATGTTCGACACGGTCGTCGTCGCGACTGACGGCTCCGACAGCGTGAACCGCGCCGTCGACGTCGCGCTCGATCTCGCGGATCGGTTCGACGCCGACGTCCACGCCCTCTCGGTGATCGACGCGAGCGAGGTCGACGCTTCGCCGGAACAGCTCCGCGAGGAACTGCGCACCGCCCTCGAGACGACCGCCGACGCCGCCCTCGCCTCCGTCGAGGACCGGACGGGCGCCGAGGTGACGACCACCGTCCGCGAGGGGCGCCCCACCGCCGAAATCTGCGAGTACGCGCGCGAGGTCGACGCCGACGTCATCGCGACCGGCACCCGCGGCCGCCACGGGGAGAATCGCCTGCTGCTGGGCAGCGTCGCCGAGCGCGTCGTCCGCCGTTCGCCAGTTCCCATCCTGACGGTCAGACAGCTCGAGACGACGGACGACGACGCGGCCGCGAACGCCTGA
- a CDS encoding 30S ribosomal protein S6e — translation MASFTVVVGDPDSGSTYQLEAEEQDANRFIGKSIGEEVDGGAVGLDGYTLEITGGSDDAGRPLNPDVGGPNLQEVLMQGRQVGYRPSRDGERRRITVRGREVSDAVAQINASIVDRGSADVDELLGGDDE, via the coding sequence ATGGCAAGTTTCACAGTCGTCGTTGGCGACCCGGACTCCGGGTCGACCTACCAGCTCGAAGCGGAGGAACAGGACGCGAACCGGTTCATCGGCAAGTCGATCGGCGAGGAGGTCGACGGCGGCGCCGTCGGTCTCGACGGCTACACCCTCGAGATCACCGGCGGCTCCGACGACGCCGGCCGACCGCTCAACCCCGACGTCGGCGGTCCGAACCTGCAGGAAGTGCTGATGCAGGGACGCCAGGTCGGCTACCGCCCGAGCCGCGACGGCGAGCGACGCCGGATCACGGTTCGCGGCCGCGAGGTCTCCGACGCCGTCGCGCAGATCAACGCCTCGATCGTCGACCGCGGCAGCGCCGACGTCGACGAACTGCTGGGCGGCGACGACGAGTAA
- a CDS encoding universal stress protein — translation MNVLLGLAGSDESITALRRTIERTGEVGDDLTVAVVEKSETDRTQDEMYRQAEKLLAEAGLEAPIERLEGDPGSALVDYTERGEFDQLVIGGGTKSPMGKIQLGSVTEFVLLNAPTTVKLVR, via the coding sequence ATGAACGTGCTGCTGGGTCTCGCGGGAAGCGACGAGTCGATCACGGCGCTGCGGCGGACGATCGAGCGAACCGGTGAGGTCGGCGACGACCTCACGGTCGCGGTCGTCGAGAAATCCGAAACGGATCGGACGCAGGACGAGATGTACCGTCAGGCCGAGAAACTGCTCGCGGAAGCCGGCCTCGAGGCGCCGATCGAACGGCTCGAGGGAGATCCGGGGAGCGCGCTGGTCGACTACACCGAACGGGGCGAGTTCGACCAGCTGGTGATCGGCGGCGGCACCAAGAGCCCGATGGGGAAGATCCAGCTCGGCTCGGTTACCGAGTTCGTCCTGCTGAACGCGCCGACGACGGTCAAACTAGTGCGATAA
- a CDS encoding MBL fold metallo-hydrolase, whose product MDVQFLGGAREIGRSAVLIDDSLLLDFGMDSGNPPSFPIDDVDPEAVVVSHGHLDHVGSIPALLSGDARPPIHWTPPTYDLAMVLARDTLDLHGGTYNCPFTEAELARVAQVSETHGYRDPFRAAGYEITFFDAGHVPGSAHVLVDDGRTRLLYTGDFHTEDQQLLSGTTARPDADAVICESTYSDVSRPPREEIERAFVDSVETTLWEGGTVVVPAFAIGRTQEVLGICEEYGLECYVDGMGKRVTELFLREENREFLRDPNLLRRAKGNARFVDGRDGQRERIAEQNAVIVTTSGMLHGGPAMTYVPAIRTHPTNKIAMTGYQVEGTPGRELYETGSAVIDGRSMRVSAQVEQYDFSAHADREGLLEFLESYADASILVNHGDRCEAFADELRREGVDAVAPSLGDRRTL is encoded by the coding sequence ATGGACGTTCAGTTCCTGGGCGGGGCGCGCGAGATCGGTCGCAGCGCGGTGCTGATCGACGATTCGCTGCTGCTGGATTTCGGGATGGACTCGGGGAACCCGCCGTCGTTTCCGATCGACGACGTCGACCCCGAGGCCGTCGTCGTCAGCCACGGTCACCTCGACCACGTCGGTTCGATCCCCGCCCTCCTGTCGGGCGACGCCCGCCCGCCGATCCACTGGACGCCGCCGACCTACGACCTCGCGATGGTGCTCGCGCGGGACACGCTCGACCTGCACGGCGGAACGTACAACTGTCCGTTCACCGAGGCCGAACTCGCTCGCGTCGCCCAGGTTTCGGAGACCCACGGCTACCGCGACCCCTTCCGCGCCGCGGGGTACGAGATCACATTTTTCGACGCCGGCCACGTCCCCGGCAGCGCTCACGTCCTGGTCGACGACGGCCGGACCCGCCTGCTCTACACCGGCGACTTCCACACCGAGGACCAGCAACTCCTGTCGGGAACGACGGCCCGCCCCGACGCCGACGCCGTGATCTGCGAGAGCACCTACTCCGACGTGAGCCGACCGCCCCGCGAGGAGATCGAACGCGCGTTCGTCGACAGCGTAGAGACGACCCTCTGGGAGGGCGGCACCGTCGTCGTCCCCGCGTTCGCGATCGGCCGCACCCAGGAGGTGCTCGGCATCTGCGAGGAGTACGGCCTCGAGTGCTACGTCGACGGGATGGGCAAGCGCGTCACCGAACTCTTCCTTCGCGAGGAGAACCGCGAGTTCCTGCGCGATCCGAACCTGCTCCGGCGGGCGAAGGGCAACGCCCGCTTCGTCGACGGTCGCGACGGGCAACGGGAACGGATCGCCGAGCAGAACGCGGTGATCGTCACGACCAGCGGGATGCTCCACGGCGGCCCCGCGATGACCTACGTGCCGGCGATCCGCACTCACCCGACGAACAAGATCGCCATGACGGGGTACCAGGTCGAAGGGACGCCCGGCCGCGAACTGTACGAGACCGGCAGCGCGGTGATCGACGGGCGCTCGATGCGGGTCAGCGCGCAGGTCGAACAGTACGACTTCTCCGCGCACGCGGACCGGGAGGGGCTGCTCGAGTTTCTCGAGTCCTACGCGGACGCGTCTATTCTCGTCAACCACGGCGACCGGTGCGAGGCGTTCGCCGACGAACTCCGGAGGGAGGGGGTCGACGCCGTCGCACCGTCGCTCGGCGATCGGCGGACGCTCTGA
- a CDS encoding NAD-dependent epimerase/dehydratase family protein — translation MTSDREATSDRDAEFDHDAETAIVTGATGGVGSWVVDRLADRGVEVVGIDLERPEGTRANATFRAVDLREQAPTWESIHEIDPDAIVHCAGIADPFETPSTRVFENNTMSAYNVLVAAGRAGVDVVWTSSQASYGALFADGERVPDFLPVDEGHERRPADAYGLSKLCGEEIAKSVARRDGASVTTIRPATIFAPDSRRTRPPRETDDLSADDVGGNFGSYVDVRDVCRLVEAALATDVEGHETVLCAADENYLGRPTAELVGIVCGELPDDCDLEGRQAALSNAKAERVFDWTPAYEWHDLEEEAAGPDWT, via the coding sequence ATGACGAGCGATCGGGAAGCGACGAGCGACCGCGACGCGGAGTTCGACCACGACGCCGAGACGGCGATCGTCACGGGCGCGACCGGCGGCGTCGGCTCGTGGGTCGTCGATCGACTCGCCGACCGGGGGGTCGAGGTCGTCGGCATCGACCTCGAGCGACCCGAGGGAACGCGGGCGAACGCGACGTTCCGGGCCGTCGACCTGCGCGAGCAGGCGCCGACCTGGGAGTCGATCCACGAGATCGATCCGGACGCGATCGTCCACTGTGCCGGTATCGCCGACCCGTTCGAGACCCCGTCGACGCGGGTCTTCGAGAACAATACGATGAGCGCGTACAACGTGCTCGTCGCCGCCGGACGCGCCGGCGTCGACGTCGTCTGGACCTCCTCGCAGGCGAGCTACGGCGCCCTGTTCGCCGACGGCGAGCGGGTTCCGGACTTCCTGCCGGTCGACGAGGGTCACGAGCGACGGCCGGCCGACGCCTACGGCCTCTCCAAACTCTGCGGCGAGGAGATCGCGAAATCCGTCGCCCGCCGGGACGGCGCGTCGGTGACGACGATTCGACCGGCGACGATCTTCGCGCCGGACTCCCGCCGAACCCGGCCGCCCCGGGAGACCGACGACCTCTCGGCCGACGACGTCGGCGGCAACTTCGGTTCGTACGTCGACGTGCGGGACGTGTGCCGGCTGGTCGAGGCGGCGCTCGCGACCGACGTCGAGGGCCACGAGACCGTCCTCTGCGCCGCCGACGAGAACTACCTCGGCCGGCCGACGGCGGAACTCGTCGGGATCGTCTGCGGCGAACTTCCCGACGACTGCGATCTCGAGGGCCGGCAGGCCGCGCTCTCGAACGCGAAGGCCGAACGGGTGTTCGACTGGACGCCGGCGTACGAGTGGCACGACCTCGAGGAAGAAGCGGCGGGGCCGGACTGGACGTAA
- a CDS encoding TetR/AcrR family transcriptional regulator, which translates to MTDPDVRASIMRATYEALCEHGYTELTAQDIADRTEKSKSLLFYHYDSKEDLLADFVEFLIERFDDRVAETRDLPPVERLATFVDWFLYGPDEDDRQSFHAAMLELRTQSPYNEQYREKLRKSDDQLRDTLEEILREGLESGEFREHDPEETAALLIAAFDGARTRQLTIGRDEYLEQVRSATATWIFDDLLAEDASFPADRNPRTLPADDQENRLAADLGSDDGSDAGEDDADEGNENESDADEDDPDERDRE; encoded by the coding sequence GTGACCGATCCGGACGTTCGCGCGTCGATCATGCGCGCAACCTACGAGGCCCTCTGCGAGCACGGCTACACCGAGCTGACGGCACAGGATATCGCCGACAGGACCGAGAAGAGCAAGTCGCTGCTGTTCTACCACTACGACTCCAAGGAGGATCTGCTCGCCGACTTCGTCGAGTTCCTCATCGAGCGGTTCGACGACCGCGTCGCGGAAACCCGCGACCTCCCGCCGGTCGAACGGTTGGCGACGTTCGTCGACTGGTTCCTCTACGGCCCCGACGAGGACGACCGCCAGTCGTTCCACGCCGCGATGCTCGAACTTCGCACGCAGTCGCCGTACAACGAGCAGTACCGCGAGAAACTCCGCAAGAGCGACGACCAGCTTCGGGACACGCTCGAGGAGATCCTCCGGGAGGGCCTCGAGTCAGGTGAATTCAGGGAACACGATCCCGAAGAGACGGCGGCGCTGCTGATCGCGGCCTTCGACGGCGCGCGCACCCGCCAGCTGACGATCGGCCGCGACGAGTACTTAGAGCAGGTCCGGTCGGCGACCGCGACGTGGATATTCGACGACCTGCTCGCCGAGGACGCGTCGTTCCCGGCCGACCGGAACCCGAGAACGCTCCCGGCGGACGACCAGGAGAACCGGCTCGCCGCCGATCTCGGCTCCGACGACGGGAGCGACGCAGGCGAGGACGACGCAGACGAGGGTAACGAGAACGAGAGCGACGCGGACGAGGACGACCCGGACGAGCGTGATCGGGAGTGA
- a CDS encoding GNAT family N-acetyltransferase: protein MTGRVYPDERSGPFPSPPTTAEDQERRAIEIRAVDGFEEALEDTVEMYVEFDPTDRAQGIPPTGEGRIRNWLETISENSVNVVARHGENVVGHAVLVPDVDDPSAVEDGDEIEWELAIFVLQAYQRAGIGTMLLNHLLGHASDRDIEHVWLTVERWNAPAIALYERVGFEQTGTESFEQEMAIRLG from the coding sequence ATGACGGGACGAGTGTATCCCGACGAGCGATCCGGACCGTTTCCCTCGCCGCCGACGACCGCCGAGGACCAGGAGCGCCGGGCGATCGAGATTCGAGCCGTCGACGGGTTCGAGGAGGCCCTCGAGGACACCGTCGAGATGTACGTGGAGTTCGACCCGACCGACCGGGCCCAGGGGATTCCGCCGACCGGCGAGGGACGGATCCGCAACTGGCTCGAGACGATCTCCGAGAACAGCGTCAACGTCGTCGCCCGCCACGGCGAGAACGTGGTCGGTCACGCGGTGCTCGTTCCCGACGTCGACGACCCGTCGGCGGTCGAGGACGGGGACGAGATCGAGTGGGAGCTCGCGATCTTCGTCCTGCAGGCGTACCAGCGCGCGGGCATCGGCACGATGCTCCTGAACCACCTGCTCGGCCACGCGAGCGACCGCGACATCGAGCACGTGTGGCTGACGGTCGAACGCTGGAACGCGCCGGCGATCGCGCTCTACGAGCGCGTCGGCTTCGAACAGACCGGCACCGAGAGCTTCGAGCAGGAGATGGCGATCCGGCTCGGGTAG
- a CDS encoding ATP-binding protein yields the protein MSDAALDVVEFVLTTSVYSDDRTLDENDLPPSYRQVFWTGGSEGSDDSDGRTRAGISRPLSATNSTAREATGVDRPWEAVSGLMFTDRDEFSGTITLTQEEMAEQWFVDRVDAERLLENPTLAKHFAEHEEYDVDVTHGEARDRNRPIQADRVWIDGLLEEYFDDEEDEEMLDLVDVRAPEEVDVTLDDLVLTEDQEAEIDKIAKAIEHRDYLAEIGLREIGKLLFVGPPGTGKTSTAQALAQDMDLPFVEVKLSMITSQYLGETAKNVDKTFEVAKRLSPCILFIDEFDFVAKTRRSDEHAALKRAVNTLLKSIDNISLIQDDVLLIGATNHPDQLDAAAWRRFDEIVNFPKPDYNMRADILRVITRQMRIDEFDPELIAEATEGLTGSDLRMVLREAVLEALTEDRTMLTQDDLLNAVEEFEERDNLKNMDMIEGDHDALVAGGDVGKASDGSGRSRDHDHDHDHDHDHDHDHDHDHDH from the coding sequence ATGAGTGATGCAGCGCTCGATGTCGTCGAGTTCGTGCTCACGACGAGCGTGTATTCTGACGACAGGACGCTGGACGAGAACGATCTCCCGCCGTCGTATCGTCAGGTCTTCTGGACCGGCGGGAGCGAAGGCAGCGACGACAGCGACGGGCGAACGCGCGCCGGAATCAGCCGCCCGCTCTCGGCGACGAACAGCACCGCGCGCGAGGCGACGGGCGTCGACCGCCCCTGGGAGGCCGTCTCGGGACTGATGTTCACCGACCGCGACGAGTTCTCGGGGACGATCACGCTCACCCAGGAGGAGATGGCGGAGCAGTGGTTCGTCGATCGAGTCGACGCCGAGCGCCTGCTCGAGAACCCGACGCTCGCGAAACACTTCGCGGAGCACGAGGAGTACGACGTCGACGTGACCCACGGGGAGGCCCGCGATCGAAACCGCCCGATCCAGGCGGATCGGGTCTGGATCGACGGCCTGCTCGAGGAGTACTTCGACGACGAGGAAGACGAGGAGATGCTCGATCTCGTCGACGTGCGCGCGCCCGAGGAGGTCGACGTCACGCTCGACGACCTCGTCCTCACGGAAGACCAGGAGGCCGAGATCGACAAGATCGCGAAGGCGATCGAGCACCGCGACTACCTCGCGGAGATCGGCCTGCGCGAGATCGGCAAGCTCCTGTTCGTCGGTCCGCCGGGCACCGGGAAGACCTCCACCGCGCAGGCGCTGGCCCAGGACATGGACCTGCCGTTCGTCGAGGTCAAACTCTCGATGATCACGAGCCAGTACTTGGGCGAGACGGCGAAGAACGTCGACAAGACCTTCGAGGTCGCAAAGCGGCTCTCGCCGTGTATCCTCTTCATCGACGAGTTCGACTTCGTCGCCAAGACCCGCCGCAGCGACGAGCACGCCGCGCTCAAGCGGGCCGTCAACACCCTGCTGAAGAGCATCGACAACATCTCGCTCATCCAGGACGACGTCCTGCTCATCGGCGCGACGAACCACCCCGACCAGCTCGACGCCGCCGCCTGGCGTCGCTTCGACGAGATCGTCAACTTCCCCAAGCCCGACTACAACATGCGGGCGGACATCCTCAGGGTGATCACCCGGCAGATGCGGATTGACGAGTTCGATCCCGAACTCATCGCCGAGGCCACCGAGGGGCTGACCGGCAGCGACCTCCGGATGGTCCTCCGCGAGGCCGTCCTCGAGGCGCTGACCGAGGACCGGACCATGCTGACGCAGGACGACCTGTTAAACGCCGTCGAGGAGTTCGAGGAGCGGGACAACCTGAAGAACATGGACATGATCGAGGGCGATCACGACGCGCTCGTCGCGGGCGGCGACGTCGGAAAGGCGAGCGACGGAAGCGGTCGCTCGCGCGACCACGACCACGATCACGACCACGACCACGACCACGATCACGACCACGACCACGACCACGATCACTGA
- a CDS encoding DHH family phosphoesterase, with amino-acid sequence MYDELIDSGDLPIARKSVLPGTGFFLPDALEEDLADEQTEAALTGAEVAVVADPDADGLACVALLREAYDDARNVPEPDDEAESAEGADAANDADEENVVLAAGAADEPLEEPEPTPHGVALVPASPHDVEDALARVAEYGDDGVDLFVCDLCPDRYEYVADELEAALETADRVSWYDHHQWDDDVAESVREAGADLVVGDSDEECSADVVYRSLEYEFSPMYEELAAVTRDHDLWLRQDPRSDDLADYAYWTDPAEYVEVVREYGVDLPEWVQDFLTDRRVEKEALIEQAVGRSEFREIGGYTVGITYGRCSQNEVAEAMRERGADASIVVKPAGSASIRGTDEFQRCHEVAGWVNGGGHPKAAGCKPDIYDDMLDYAMHWTSRGAVAKQVLLDAFRGVAESEDEEATEESESTDESDEKPA; translated from the coding sequence ATGTACGACGAACTCATCGACAGCGGCGATCTCCCGATCGCCCGCAAATCGGTGCTTCCGGGAACCGGCTTCTTCCTGCCCGACGCCCTCGAGGAGGACTTGGCGGACGAACAGACCGAAGCCGCTCTCACGGGCGCCGAGGTGGCGGTCGTCGCCGACCCGGACGCGGACGGACTGGCCTGCGTCGCGCTGCTTCGGGAGGCGTACGACGACGCCCGGAACGTTCCGGAACCCGACGACGAAGCCGAGTCGGCCGAGGGCGCCGACGCGGCGAACGACGCCGACGAGGAGAACGTCGTCCTCGCCGCCGGAGCCGCAGACGAACCGCTCGAGGAGCCCGAGCCGACGCCGCACGGCGTCGCGCTCGTGCCCGCGAGCCCCCACGACGTCGAGGACGCCCTGGCGCGGGTCGCAGAGTACGGCGACGACGGCGTCGATCTCTTCGTCTGCGACCTCTGTCCGGACCGGTACGAGTACGTCGCGGACGAACTCGAGGCGGCCCTCGAGACCGCGGACCGGGTCTCGTGGTACGACCACCACCAGTGGGACGACGACGTCGCCGAGTCGGTCCGCGAGGCGGGGGCCGACCTCGTCGTCGGCGACTCCGACGAGGAGTGCAGCGCCGACGTCGTCTACCGCTCGCTCGAGTACGAGTTCTCTCCGATGTACGAGGAGCTGGCCGCCGTGACCAGGGATCACGACCTCTGGCTGCGCCAGGATCCGCGCAGCGACGACCTCGCGGACTACGCCTACTGGACCGACCCCGCGGAGTACGTCGAGGTCGTCCGCGAGTACGGCGTCGACCTGCCCGAGTGGGTCCAGGACTTTCTCACCGACCGACGCGTCGAGAAGGAGGCGCTCATCGAACAGGCCGTGGGACGGTCCGAGTTCCGCGAGATCGGCGGCTACACGGTCGGCATCACCTACGGCCGCTGTTCGCAGAACGAAGTCGCCGAGGCGATGCGCGAGCGCGGCGCCGACGCCTCGATCGTCGTCAAACCCGCGGGCTCCGCGTCGATCCGGGGAACGGACGAGTTCCAGCGCTGTCACGAGGTCGCGGGCTGGGTCAACGGCGGTGGCCACCCCAAGGCCGCGGGCTGCAAGCCCGACATCTACGACGACATGCTCGACTACGCGATGCACTGGACCTCCCGCGGCGCGGTCGCGAAACAGGTGTTACTCGACGCGTTCCGGGGCGTCGCCGAATCGGAGGACGAAGAAGCGACCGAGGAGTCGGAATCGACCGACGAATCGGACGAGAAGCCGGCGTAA
- a CDS encoding DUF5807 family protein: MSNPRAEFLAGERPDDVALFLADSYVSDDRFEKFGDPVENGIVMIVDGESGRNAFKAATDTDAMGFAKTAMQQEGVIADDLTDGTCPDADESNAEEHDPQFIFAFAEERNEDVGGIYAEGAVVHAYAQCTCGTAYSDRWNATDA, encoded by the coding sequence ATGAGCAACCCACGAGCGGAGTTTCTCGCCGGCGAGCGACCGGACGACGTCGCGCTGTTTCTGGCCGACTCGTACGTCTCCGACGATCGCTTCGAGAAGTTCGGCGATCCGGTCGAGAACGGTATCGTGATGATCGTCGACGGGGAGAGCGGCCGGAACGCGTTCAAAGCGGCGACGGACACCGACGCGATGGGGTTCGCCAAAACCGCGATGCAACAGGAGGGGGTGATCGCGGACGACCTCACCGACGGTACCTGTCCCGACGCCGACGAGTCAAACGCCGAAGAGCACGACCCGCAGTTCATCTTCGCCTTCGCCGAGGAACGGAACGAGGACGTCGGCGGCATCTACGCCGAGGGCGCCGTCGTCCACGCCTACGCGCAGTGTACCTGCGGAACGGCCTACTCGGATCGCTGGAACGCGACCGACGCGTAA
- a CDS encoding universal stress protein, with protein sequence MDDSEPFAVDTVLAPVDGSEESATAVEYAVAVADRYDASLHALFVLGRGVVRGLDAGTVEEGDVADGTQGFLDDVGRIAADAGVSLSTSVDHGFSTARKTRHPGNVVLDTADAVDADFIVLPREPVTGTSAEVLEKAAEYVLSYASQPVLSV encoded by the coding sequence ATGGACGACAGCGAGCCGTTTGCCGTCGACACGGTTCTCGCCCCGGTCGACGGAAGCGAGGAATCCGCCACCGCCGTCGAGTACGCCGTCGCCGTCGCCGACAGGTACGACGCGTCCCTCCACGCGCTGTTCGTGCTCGGGCGCGGCGTCGTCCGCGGGTTGGACGCCGGTACGGTCGAGGAGGGAGACGTCGCCGACGGCACGCAAGGATTTCTCGACGACGTCGGCCGCATCGCCGCCGACGCCGGCGTCTCGCTGTCGACGTCGGTCGATCACGGCTTCTCGACGGCGCGAAAGACGCGCCACCCCGGAAACGTCGTCCTCGACACCGCGGACGCCGTCGACGCCGACTTCATCGTCCTGCCGCGAGAGCCGGTGACCGGGACGTCCGCGGAGGTCCTCGAGAAGGCGGCCGAGTACGTGCTCTCGTACGCGAGCCAGCCCGTCCTCTCGGTGTAA
- a CDS encoding DUF7112 family protein translates to MADRVSSEHPSVRTVRSTCAETATGVRLEIPADDRDAFAADEVVRLVLDGTERFARVERALTGEELSIPGVYETPDHTRNPGEGPDLLREWIDDHDVRTGGSVLIDVVEPEFLYGLRSPGETAYYDAREPPSGSLSDIAKDLEGQ, encoded by the coding sequence ATGGCAGACAGAGTCTCGAGCGAGCATCCGTCGGTCCGGACCGTTCGCTCGACGTGTGCCGAGACCGCCACCGGCGTCCGACTCGAGATCCCGGCGGACGACCGGGACGCGTTCGCCGCCGACGAGGTCGTTCGACTCGTCCTCGACGGCACGGAACGGTTCGCGCGGGTCGAACGGGCGCTGACGGGCGAGGAGCTGTCGATTCCCGGCGTCTACGAGACGCCTGACCATACCCGGAACCCCGGCGAGGGGCCCGACCTCCTCCGGGAGTGGATCGACGACCACGACGTCCGCACCGGCGGCTCGGTGCTGATCGACGTCGTCGAGCCCGAGTTCCTCTACGGACTTCGATCCCCGGGCGAAACGGCCTACTACGACGCTCGCGAGCCCCCGAGCGGCAGCCTGAGCGACATCGCGAAGGATCTCGAGGGACAGTAG